The Syntrophaceae bacterium genomic interval CGGGAGGGGATTTCTTCATGGGCGACGGCGCGAGCGGGTCTTTTTCGGCTCGATTTCCAGGAGAAGCCGGTTCTCCTTCCGGTACAGGATGGGCCGGACGATGTAATCCTTTTCCGGAACCAGTTCAATGGCCACCCGCATGGACCCGGAGGCGGGGTCGTGGCTGATCCGGACCTGGCGGATCAGGGGGCCTTTGCCGTCCTGTTGGGACGGCACCCCCGGATCGACGGAGGCATTGGAGACGTCGAAGTAGATCCGGGGCTTCTCCCCCGGCAGGGTTTTGAGGACGGGCCGGTAGGGGCGGTCGAAGATGAAGGACACCTGTTCCCGGCCCTTTTGATCGACACCGCACCCGATGCTTTTCAGGCGGAGCGGGGCGACCGCCTTCACGGTTCCCGCTGTGCCGGGCTTTCCCACCGCGGGCCGCTTCGCCGCCTCCGGTTTGGGAGCGGCTTCGGTAGCCCGTCCGGACGGTTGCGCCGGCCCCGGTTTCACGACCGGCATAGCCGTGCCCGAAGGGGTGTCCGCAGTTGAAACGGGCGCACCGCCGGGCAGTTTTCCGGCCTCGGTGGCGGTTCGGCCGGACTCGCCGAAGGCCTGGGCGGCCGTGAGCAGGCACAGGACCAGGAGAATGCAGATACGGTTCATGGACCGGAAATCTCCTCGTAGTACGGCGGGATCCTTACCTGGCGGCCACCCCCGCCGGTCGGTCACCCGGAAGCCGGACGACCATTCTGGATCGGGGTTCCCGGTTCCTGCTCCTTCATCAGGGACCCCCAGTTCCCCCGGATGGTCTCCCGCTCCTGCCCCTTCCGGAGAAGTTCAAGGAACCGGCTGCGGGAAACGAAACGGGCTCCGAGGCTTCCCAGGTGGGTCGTGTGAACCTGGCAGTCCACAAGAAGAAAACCGAGTTTCTGGAGGCGCCGGACCAGGGCGATCAGGGCGATCTTGGAGGTGTTGCTCATCCCGGAAAACATGGACTCCCCGAAGAAGCACCCCCCGAGGGATACGCCGTAGAGGCCTCCCGCCAGTGTGTCCCCATACCAGACCTCCACGGAGTGGGCAAGGCCGGATTGGTGCAGCTCCCGGTAGGCCTCCCGCATCTCCGGGGTGATCCAGGTCTCCGGGTTTCCGGGCCGGGGCTTCCGGCAGGCGTCGACGACGGAGGTAAATGCGGTATCGAAGGTGACCCGGAAGAGATTTTTCTTGAGGAGCTGCCGCATGCTCCGCGATACCTTCAGTTCGTCCGGAAAGAGGACGAACCGGGGGTGCGGAGACCACCAGAGAATGGGCTCGCCGGGGCCGTACCAGGGAAAAATCCCAAGCCGGTAGGCCTCGACGAGGCGGGGCATCGAGAGGTCTCCACCGACGGCCAGGAGCCCCGAGGGGTCGGCCAGCTGGACCGGCGGGAAGACGGGTTCCCGGGGAAGCTGGAAAACCGGCATCGGCTACCCTGGAACCTCCTCCAGGACACGGATCACTATGTCGTCCCCCTCGATGTCCGCCAGGGCCGATCCGCCCTTCTGCAGGCGTCCGAAGAGCACCTCATCGACGAAGAAATGCTTGATCTTGTCCTGGACGAGCCGGCCGATCTCCCGGGCGCCGAACTCGGGCGAATAGCCGCGGCGGGCAAGCTCCCCATAGCAGCGTTCCGTCACCTCGAGGGAGACGCCCTTGTCCCGGAGCTGGACTACGAATTCGCCCACGGTCTTCTTCACGATCGAAAGGACGATGTCCGCCGGGAGGTTTTCGAAATGCACGACCGCGTCCAGGCGGTTGCGGAACTCGGGAGAGAAGGTGCGCTCCACGGCGGCCGATACGGCGTCCTTGTTGACGGGCCTGCTCTCGAAGCCGATGACGGACCGCCCGATCTGGCGTGCTCCGGCATTGGAGGTCATGATCAGGATTACGTTCCGGAAGTCCGCCTTCCGGCCGGCGTTGTCCGTCAGTGTGGCATAGTCCATGACCTGCAGCAGGGTGTTGAAGACGTCCGTGTGGGCCTTCTCGATCTCGTCCAGCAGAAGAACGGCATGGGGCTCCTTCCGGACCGCCTCCGTCAGGAGTCCTCCCTCTTCGTACCCCACGTAGCCGGGAGGTGCGCCGATGAGGCGGGCCACCGTGTGCTTCTCCTGGTATTCGCTCATGTCGTACCGGTGGAGCGGAACCCCCAGGATGGCCGACAGTTGACGGGCCAGCTCCGTTTTGCCCACCCCCGTGGGGCCCACGAACAGGAAGGAAGCGACGGGCTTCTGGGGTTCCCGGAATCCGGCACGGGCCCGCTTGATCGCCTCCGCTACGGCGGTGACGGCGTTGTCCTGGCCGAAGATCTGTTTTTTCAGGTCCGGAATCAGGGCGCGCAGTTTCTCCGCGTCGGAGGAGGAGACGTTCCTTTCGGGAATCCTTGCCATCCGGGCCACCACGCCTTCGACGGCCGGGCGGTCGATCGTGCAGGAGGCGTCCTCCTCCTCCCGGGTCATGGCCGCGCAGGCCCCCGCCTCATCCAGGACGTCGATGGCCTTGTCCGGGAGATGCCGGTCGTTGATGTAGCGAGCCGCCAGTTCGGATGCCGCCTGGAGGGCATCTTCCGTGTAGGAGACCTGATGGTAGAGCTCGTAGCGCTCCCGGAGACCCTTGAGGATCTCCAGCGTTTCCTGGCTTGTGGGCTCGGGGACGTCGATTTTCTGGAACCGCCGGGACAGGGCGCCGTCTTTCTCGAAGTGCTTCCGGTATTCGTCGTAGGTCGTGGAGCCGATGCAGCGGATCTTGCCTGACACAAGGGCCGGCTTGAGGATGTTGGAGGCGTCCATCGAGCCGCCGGAGACCGCCCCGGCGCCGACGATGGTGTGGATCTCGTCGATGAACAGGATGACCTTGTCCAGCTTTTCCAGCTCGGCGATGATCTTTTTCATGCGCTCTTCGAAATCGCCCCGGAAACGGGTTCCAGCAAGGATGGAGCCCATGTCGAGGGCATAGATTTTCGATCCCCTGAGCCGCCGGGGCACGTTTCCCTCGATGATCAGGCGCGCCAGCCCCTCGGTGATAGCCGTCTTGCCGACGCCGGGCTCGCCGACGTGAACGGGGTTGTTCTTGAAACGGCGGCAGAGGACCTGCATCGTCCGCGTGAGGATGTCCTCCCGGCCGATGAGGGGATCAATCTCCCCGGCCCGCGCCTTGGCGGTCAGGTCCGTCGTGAAGGCACTCAGGATCTTGACCCCTTCGGTCTCTTTTTCCTTTTCCTTGCCCGGGACCGCTTTCCGAATTTCCTGCTCCCGGTCCCGGCGGCCGATGGGATCTTCCTCGCTTACCGTCGGGATCACCCGAATGCCGTGGGAGATGAAGTTCAGGAGGCTCAGGCGGGTGATCCCTTCCCGTTGCAGGAAATAGGCGGCAAAGGACTCAGGCTCGCTGAGCATGGAGACCAGGACGTCTCCCAACTCGATCACGTCCTTCTGGGCGGAGAAGGTGTGCCGC includes:
- a CDS encoding leucyl/phenylalanyl-tRNA--protein transferase — its product is MPVFQLPREPVFPPVQLADPSGLLAVGGDLSMPRLVEAYRLGIFPWYGPGEPILWWSPHPRFVLFPDELKVSRSMRQLLKKNLFRVTFDTAFTSVVDACRKPRPGNPETWITPEMREAYRELHQSGLAHSVEVWYGDTLAGGLYGVSLGGCFFGESMFSGMSNTSKIALIALVRRLQKLGFLLVDCQVHTTHLGSLGARFVSRSRFLELLRKGQERETIRGNWGSLMKEQEPGTPIQNGRPASG
- the clpA gene encoding ATP-dependent Clp protease ATP-binding subunit ClpA, producing MQISEDLNAIIVAAYTEAKTRGHEFLTPEHVLYACLFFEEGRDIIEQSGGNIERLKGSLEKHLRDTNPVVTESDPLQSLGFHRLMERAVRHTFSAQKDVIELGDVLVSMLSEPESFAAYFLQREGITRLSLLNFISHGIRVIPTVSEEDPIGRRDREQEIRKAVPGKEKEKETEGVKILSAFTTDLTAKARAGEIDPLIGREDILTRTMQVLCRRFKNNPVHVGEPGVGKTAITEGLARLIIEGNVPRRLRGSKIYALDMGSILAGTRFRGDFEERMKKIIAELEKLDKVILFIDEIHTIVGAGAVSGGSMDASNILKPALVSGKIRCIGSTTYDEYRKHFEKDGALSRRFQKIDVPEPTSQETLEILKGLRERYELYHQVSYTEDALQAASELAARYINDRHLPDKAIDVLDEAGACAAMTREEEDASCTIDRPAVEGVVARMARIPERNVSSSDAEKLRALIPDLKKQIFGQDNAVTAVAEAIKRARAGFREPQKPVASFLFVGPTGVGKTELARQLSAILGVPLHRYDMSEYQEKHTVARLIGAPPGYVGYEEGGLLTEAVRKEPHAVLLLDEIEKAHTDVFNTLLQVMDYATLTDNAGRKADFRNVILIMTSNAGARQIGRSVIGFESRPVNKDAVSAAVERTFSPEFRNRLDAVVHFENLPADIVLSIVKKTVGEFVVQLRDKGVSLEVTERCYGELARRGYSPEFGAREIGRLVQDKIKHFFVDEVLFGRLQKGGSALADIEGDDIVIRVLEEVPG
- a CDS encoding AMIN domain-containing protein, which encodes MNRICILLVLCLLTAAQAFGESGRTATEAGKLPGGAPVSTADTPSGTAMPVVKPGPAQPSGRATEAAPKPEAAKRPAVGKPGTAGTVKAVAPLRLKSIGCGVDQKGREQVSFIFDRPYRPVLKTLPGEKPRIYFDVSNASVDPGVPSQQDGKGPLIRQVRISHDPASGSMRVAIELVPEKDYIVRPILYRKENRLLLEIEPKKTRSRRRP